A segment of the Deltaproteobacteria bacterium genome:
TCGGGGTCAGGCCGGGGGAAAAAATCATCATTTATCTTCCGAATACGGTCCAATGGGTGGTCTCCTGGTTTGGGATTCAGAAAGCCGGCGCGGTTGCAGTTCCCATCTCGCCCATCTATACGCCCGCCGACCTCCGGTATATTGCCAATGACAGCGGGGCCGAAAGCATTGTCTGCGCCGACACCAATTTTGGTTATGTCAAGCGGGTCATGCCGGAAACGGGGCTAAAAAGGGTTATCGTCACCCGGATGGCCGACCTGCTTCCCTGGTGGAAAAGGTATTTCGGTTATCTTTTCGATGTCATCCCTAAAGGCAAAATCGCCCTCGGAGGAGATATTTTTTCCTTCAGATCCCTCCTTTTTAACACCCCTCAGACTCCCGGGGCAGCCCTCCCCGTCCCCCAAAAGGGAAGGGCCATTGCCGAGATTCTTTATACCGGCGGTACCACTAAGCATCCCAAAGGCGTACCGATCCCTCATGATCTTTTCTTAGTCAGCGTGAATGAGCAAATCAGGGTAAGCGAACCCCTTGTCCCGGCTGAAGAAAACATCCTCATGGGGAATGCCCCCTTATTTCACATCATGGGCCAGGCCTGTGCCTTGTCCACCCTCCTGGTGGGGGGAACGCTTATGATCCAGCCCAAAGTAAACCTGGATGCAACCTTTGAATCCATGGAGAGGTTCAAGGCAACGAGCATGATCGGCGTTCCCACCCTTTACCGCATGATTCTCGAACACGATCGAACCGATCAATATAACCTGAGCAGCGTGAAATACTGGTATAGCGCCGGCGACGTTCTACCTATGGAGGTAGGCAAACGATGGCACGAAAGATTCGGAAAGGTGATTTATCAGGGATATGGGGCGACTGAAACCTGCGGTGGGGTGACCATGTGTCCGGTGGATATTCCGAATCCCCCCAAAAGTGTCGGCCGTGTGGTTCCAAGCAAAAAAATTAAACTGGTAGACCCTTCGACGCTCGCGCCTGTGGAAAAGGGACAACCGGGAGAACTGCTGGTCTCTTCCGACTTCATGGTAACCAGCTATCTCAATAAACCGGAAGAAACGGTCGAATCTTTCATCGAGATAGAAGGCAGGAAATGGTATCGCACCAACGACATTATGTCCATGGATGGAGAGGGCAACCTCTTTTTTATCGACCGAACCGTTGACACTATCAAACATAAAGGCTACAGGGTATCGGCCTCCGAGATAGAAGCGGTCCTTCAGGAACATCCGGCGGTTATCGGCTCTTGTGTAGTAGGGATACCTGATGAAAAAGTAGGGGAACGCATTAAGGCCTATGTGGTTCTTAAAGAAGACGTCAAGGGGATCACCGGTTATGACCTCATCAAATGGTGTCGGAAGCAATTGGTCTCTTATAAGGTGCCCCAGTATATCGAATTTCGAGATATGCTCCCCAAGTCCAAGGTCGGCAAGCTCCTGAGACGGGAAGTCCGAAAGGAAGAACATCAGCGGGCCGAAAAGGATGATAAAAGCGACAGCGTCTTAAAAGATGCCGGGATGTAGGGGTAAAGTTAGGACGCAGATTTTCGCCGATACCCGCAGATAACTATTCTTTATATTCAAAATCTTGGCAATCTGCACGATCGACTCTCTGCCGATCCGAATTCAATCGGCTTTCAGCCGATCCGAGTCGATCTGCGTCCAAAAAGGAAATTCCTAAACTATCAAATCAGACAGGATTTACAGGATTACAAGATATGTTATATTCTGGTGTTGATAGATACGCGTTACTGGTTACCCGTTTTTTCGAGCAACCAGTAACGAGGAAAGGTCTCCTTATTGTTTAGAATAGTATAAAGTGTTACTTAATCCTTGGGTTCTTTGAATTGCATCTTATCATTAAAATCCTTCCAGAATTTCTCATCCGTATTCTGCCAATCCGGCCCAAAACGCTTACTGAAGAAATCCTCTAATTTTTCAAAAAGCCGTTTCCACCCCGGCATGGTCTCATAGCGGAGCACATCTTCCAGGAATGGGACGATCTCCCCTAATTTTTCCTTGGGTAAATAGGCCTTGGCCCCCAACTCAATGGACCGCTTCAAGGCCTCGGGGGACAAGGCATGGGCCGTCAGCATGGCTACCGGGAACTTGCGGTTAACCGCCAGGTCCAATAAATCAAAACCACGAACTCCCATGATGTCCAGGACCACCAGGTCATAGGTCCAGGAGATCATCAGCTCGACGGCTTCTTCATAGGAGGTGGCCTTATCCAATTTGCAATCCGGACAGGCATCCGAGATTTCTTCCTCAATTACAGCCAGAACATCCGGCTCATCATCCACGGCCAGCAAATGCTTATTTTTCAGTAACGTCTCTTTCATAAACCCTCCTTCTATCCAAGTTGTATTTAAATTTTTTCCTTATTTAATAATGACCCGATCCTGCCGGCCTTCAATTTTAGTATTGAAGTCCCGCCAAAAGCGATCGTCGGATTTCTTCCAATTTTTCCCGAAGCGGTCATCAAAAAAATCACCCAACTTTCCGAAAAGCCGGTTCCAGCCGGCAGGGGCTTCGTATTCCAGAATATCCTCCAGGAAAGGAACGATCTCCTCCAGTTTTTCTTTGGGGAGATAGGCCCGGGCTCCCATTTCGATGGATCTTCTTAAGGCCTCCGGAGTCATGGCATGGGCCGTCAGCATAGCCACCGGAAACTGCCTTTTAACGGCCAGTTCCAGGAGATCAAATCCACGAACCCCCATAATGTCCAGAAGGACGATGTCGTACTTCCAGGAGTTCAGCATCTCCTGGGCGGCCTCAAAATTGGTGGCCTTATCGATCTGGCAATCCGGGCAGGTCTCTAAAATCTCTTCGGATAAAACCTCCAGGATATCCGGTTCATCGTCAACCGCCAGGATCCTCTTGCCGTTTAAAATGGATTCTTCCACCATCGGTTTCTCCTTTCGTCCGGTTAGAGGAGGAATTCTGACCATGAATCGGCTTCCAACCCCTTCTCTGCTGATCAAAGTAATCTCCCCTTGCATGGTCTCTAACAGGGTTTTCACGCCACTCAGACCCAGCCCAAGCCCGGGGATTTGAGCCGTTTCCGGGTTGCTCAAACGTATGAAACGTTGGAAAATGCTCTTCTGCCCGTCCAGGGGGATCCCCGGCCCGTCATCTTCCACCGAAATGATCAGGTCCCGATCACCATGAATATCGATAAAAAGCCGCTTTCGACGGTATTTCATGCCATTGCTGATCAGGTTCCGGAGAATCTGTTGCACTTTTCTGGGGTCATGGGTAAAGGGCTCTCGCCTATACCGACCGGATATTTCAAAAAAAACACCTTGTTCGGCTAAAAGTTGTTTAAAGTTTTCGACCGATTCAGCCTGGCAAACCTTTTCGATCTCATTACCCTGGTGAACTTCCAAAATATCCAATAAGGCCTCTCGCAAAACCGTTTCCGGGGAAAAATGCTCTTGATGGAACACATTGGCCTCACAACGAAAGACCTCAATCATCTCCTGAATAAGGTTTTGAGCCTTTTGGGTATTTCTTAAAATCCGTTCCAGAATGGCCTGCTGGGATTCGGTCAAAGAGCCGCAGCGATCCTCTTTTCGGAGAAGTTTCTGGGCGCTTACAGCAACAACCGACAATGGTCCTCTCATGTCGTGTATGAACAGATCCATTAACTCTTTTTTGGCCTGCTTCCCCGGGTCGTCGGCCGGCTGCTCGGGTTCAACGGCTTTCCTTCTAAAAAACCTTTTCAAGGAGTTCCCCTTTATCTGATCGGATTATTTAATAATTTTTTATGCTTAATAGCGCATTTTTTGTCAAGAGAAATATTGACCTTGCCCAAAATCGTTTTTTATCATAAACGATGAAATAGGTCTCAAGCTAAAAAATAATTTGACTTATTATTTTTTTTTGATATATTATTTTATTTTAATTTTAAATTAATGTCTCATCAAAAAGTTAGGGTTCCCCGTAACCCGCTCCGAGCGGACGGGATGGTGTTTCCAGGCATTAGACTGCCTCGATTTTTATATTCCCATTAGAAAGGGGTGTTATAAAGGATGTCCATCAATGTGATTGTCAAAGACAACAACATTGAGGCGGGCATAAAGCTGTTACGGAAAAAAATGCAGATGGACGGCCTGAAGAAAGAACTCAAACAACGGGAGTTCTATGAAAAGCCAAGCGTTAAGAAAAAACGAAAACAGCGGGAAGCTGCCCGCCGCAAACGGAAGGCCAATTTATACAACCGATGATCGGGTAAATGATCCTTCAGGTTTTAGCCACCTGTTATTTTTTAGAGCCGATTTTTATTTTCCTTTTGTACTGTTCAGATTACGAAAAGAGAGGAGATATACGGCTCTAAAAAACCTTCCTAACTAACCTGACCTCCTCGGCATTTTACCTTTGAGTAAACAAAAGTTTTTTGCTCCCGAATGGTTCCAGTGGCGGGTCCCCAAAGACCTGGTGGGAACCATTCGGGCCGATGTTTTCCTTAAAAGGCACCTTCCCGGCTTTTCGCACCGGATCTTAGAAGATCTTTTTTCCAGGCAGTGCATTCAACTCAACGGGAGACCCGTAGCCAAAGGATTCAGGGCTTCCCCGGGGGACCTCCTGGAGATGAAGATCCCCGGGCCCCTGAGCCCCTTTTCGGTTTCCGATGAAGGCCTCAAGCTGACGGTTGTGTTTGAAGATCCCTATCTTCTGGTGATTGAAAAACCAGGTCTTGTGCCTACCCACCCGCTCAGTCCCTTTGAAACAAGGACCCTGGCCAATGCCCTGGTCGCCTTCCGGCCTGAAATCGTTAAAGTAGGAACTAAACCCCTGGAACCCGGACTGGTTCATCGTCTCGACATTGGAACTTCCGGTTTGCTGGTAGCCGCCTTGGAACAGGGCGTCTGGTTACAGCTCAAAAAAGACCTGGCTGCAAAAAGGTGGGAAAAAACCTATCAAGCCTTGGTCGAAGGGGTCCTTCAAAGGCCCAGGACTATCTCCTTCACATTGGCCCATGATTCCGAGGATAAACGAAAAATGAAAGTGATCCAGGACCTGGGTGAAAAGTACCGCGGACGAGTCTATCGGGCCACAACTCAGGTCCGGCCCATAAAAAAATATACCCGCCATACCCTGGTCGATGTCCGGTTGATTACCGGGGTGACCCATCAAATCCGGGCCCACCTGGCCTTTCAAGGACACCCTGTATTGGGCGACACCCTTTACGGATCAAAAACCGGTGAATCATTGGGGCTCCCTCCAGGCCGATTTTTCCTCCACGCCCGCCAGTTATCCCTTCCCCATCCGGTCAGCCGGGAACCGTTCACCTGGTTCTCCGAACTGCCGACAGATCTGCAGGAAGTCTTATCCCGAATGGAATAAGAAGAATCAGGACGCTGATTTTCGCCGATACCCGCAGATAACAATATCTTAATGTTAAAAATCTTGGCAATCTGCACGATCGGCTCTCTGCCGATCCGAATTCAATCGGCTTTCAGCCGATCCGAGTCGATCTGCGTCCAAAAAGGAAATTCCTATACAATGAATTTATTTTCGTACTAAGGATTAATCATCCCGGGTCAAAGGAACCATGACCTTGACAGGTTCCTGGATCCCGAAAAGATCTTGAAATTTTCTTAGATGTTCCAGAATGGTTGAAGAGAGTTCATGTCCCTTGGAAAGGATTTTTTTCGTACCGTCTAAAGACCAGATATTTTCCTCCAGAATCATCTTTTCTCTGAGGTTGACAACTGAAAGGGCTTGGCGGTCGAACTTCGCTTCAGTCCCCAAAACTTTTTCAAAGGAACTCAGGACAAGGGGATCATACAGGCCGCTTTCTTTACTTAAATGGAGGAGGGCCTTCCCCCGGCTTTCACCCCGGGTGGTCAAAATATCGAAATCCAATACGGCCTTCAAAATCCGTGCCCCCAGGGGAATCGTTTCTCCCTGCCGGTTATCGAGGGGAATCCCGGAACCGTCAAACCCCTTCTCCTGATAGAGAACGATTTCGGCCACGGGCTCCAAACGGGGGATTTGCTTCAATAGATCATGGGCGATGCCTGGGTGCATTTGAAAAATCTGAAATTCTTCAGAGCTAAGGGATTCCCCCTGATAAAGTTTTTTAATGGCCTCCTGTGGCAAAAGGATACAACCGATTTGGGAGAGCATAGCCGCTGTTTCCAAAGCCCATCTGTCGGCCGGCCCTATTTGACCGAGTTGTTCGGCAATTTCTCGAACATACCGCGTTATCCGGGAGGCCCGGCCGAAGGCCTCCGGATTCACCAGAGAAAGCACTTCGGTCAAGACCTCGATAGTCCCTTTGAGGGTCTTTTCCAACAACTCCCGCTCGGACGTTATGAGCTGATATTGTTTGAGGCCTTCGTTTAAGGCCCTGGCCATGACCTCGGTCGTACAGGGTTTGGTGAGAAAACGAAAGACATTACCTTCGTTAATGGCCTCAATGACCGCCTGGATTTCCGCAAATCCGGTCAACATCATCCGCACCGTATCCGGGGCTGCTTCCCGGACCCGGGTAAGAAATTCGATGCCGTTCATTCCCGGCATACGAAAATCTGAAACCACAACCGCAAAGGGACCGGCCCCGGCAATGGCCTGCAGGCCCTGCTCCCCGCTTTGGGCAATTTCGATCTCAAATTCTTTTCTGAACTGACGCCGGTAACCTTCCAAAATATTCAATTCATCATCCACAAAAAGAATCCTGTTACCCATGGATGGCTCCTTTTTCCTTAAATCCTTTTACCCAATCCCGCCATTCAGGAAGGCGGTTTTGCAGTCCCAAACGAGATAAATAGTTTCCGTTAATTTTACTCCGTTGGTCTTCTAAAACCCGGTCTTCCTGTTCCAGGGCATCGGCTACATGGACCGCGGTCAAGACATTAAAAGAATCCTGGGGAAAAGAATCGGGTTGGTGATGGAAGGCCAGGGCTTCGACCAATGGGTTTGGAAGACCCCATATCCCTAACAAATAGGCACCCACAGAACCATGATGGGCACCGAAAAGGCTTTCCTCCGCCTGCCAAAGGGGCACCCCGCTCTCTTCCGAGAGGGATAAGGCCGCATCGTATTTTTCAGGAAAATTGTCCGCCAAAACCAGTTTACCGCAATCATGAAGCAGCCCGGCCATGGAGGCGTATCCGTTTATGTTTGCATCCATGACTTCCTGCCTGGAAAGGGCCTTGGCAATACCGGCTGTGGCCTGGCTATGATGCCAGAGATCAGTAATCATGGTCTGAAACCGGGAGGTGTTTTGAAATTGGGCAAAGATATGAGCCGAAAGGATCATGGCCTCCAGGGCCTTGAAGCCTATAAAGAGGACCGCCTCTTGGGGACTGTTGACCTTACGGGGCAGACCAAAAAAAGCCGAATTGGCCAGTTGGAGAACCTTGGCCGTCATCCCCACATCCTGGGAGATTATTTCTGCCACCCGTTCTATAGAGCTGTCTTCACTCTGGATCACTTCTTCCAATTCAACATAGAGGGCCGGCAGGCTGGGAAGAGTGGATACTTGAGTAACCAGCTTCTTGAGGGAATGTTCCCCTAACAGGTCGTATAAGGCACAGGACCGGCTAATGGCCAAGACCAAGGTCTGGGGGTCGCAGGGTTTGGCCAGGAATTGATGGGCCAGGGGGACCGATTTCAGGACCATTTGATTATTGGAGAAGCCGGACAGGACAATCCGGATGACCCGGGCAAACCGTTTCTTGACCTCGGATAAAAATGCAACCCCGTCCATCCCGGCCATTCGCATATCGGTGACCACCACATCGAAGGGTTCTTTTTCCAACAGATCCAAGGCCGCCGCCCCTCCGGCAACGAAGCGCATTTCCCATTCATTCCTCATAAAATGAAGCATCCGCTGCAGACCCTGCAGTATTTTGGATTCATCATCCACAAAAAGAATTTTGCGTTTCTTAACCTCTGGCATCTACAGGATCCTTTATGGGTAAACGGATTTTAAAAGTAGCCCCCTGACCTATCTCCGACTCGACAGTAATAGAACCCTGATGCCGTTCCACTACGGCCGTATGGGATATGGCCAGCCCCTGGCCGGTCCCCTTTCCCACTTCTTTGGTGGTAAAAAAAGGGTCAAAAATTTTTGATTGGATCTCCGGGGGAATCCCTTTCCCGGTATCGCTGATCCGGATCTCCACCCAGGACTCATCCCGGCGGGTGGAGATGGAAATCTTCCCTTTCCCGTTGGAGCCGTCTCCGACGGCCTCGGAAACGGCCTGGGCGGCATTAACCAGGATATTCAGGATGACCTGATTGATATCGCCTGGAATACACGGGATAAACGGCAAAGATGGGTCCAAATCGGTAGCCAGGTCGGCCACATATTTCCATTCATTTCTGGCCACCACCATGGTGTTTTCAATGGCCTTATTGATATCGACCGCCACCTTTTCCTCTTTTCCCGGGTGGGCAAAAGCCTTCATGGATTGAACAATCCGACCGACCCGTTCCAGCCCCTCCAGGGTCTGTTGGAAGGCCTTGGGAATCTCCTCGGTCAGGTAGCCCAAATCCGCTCCCTGAATAGCCTCCTCCACTTCATTGAGAAAGCCATCTAAGGCCTCCCCTTTCCGGGCGCCTTCTTTCAAGGCCCCATATTTCCGTATAATATGGATTAAATCTTCAAAAGAAGTCTGCAGGAATCGGATATTATCGCCCACGTATTGGGTAGGTGTATTGATTTCATGGGCAATCCCGGCCGCCAGTTGGCCGATGGACTCTAATTTCTGGGCCTGGGTTAACTGACTCTCCAGGATCTTGCGCCGGGTAATATTGGCCCCCTGGATCAGGATCCCCACATCGGAAAAATCCTCTCCGAAAAGGGGGGTGATCCGTAACCCTAAAATGCCTTCTTTTCCGTCAGTTTGTAAAAATTTTAAGTTATCCAACCCCACAAGGGTATTCTCTTTTCGGCAGCGGGCAATGGATGTCTCAATTTGATTCGAATCCCAATGAATCCCCAAGTCCCCCAAAGGCTTTCCCAGGACTTCCTTTTCCAACAGCCCGAATTGTTCCTCGGCCTTGGTGTTCCAGAAGATAATCCGGTTTTCATCGGAAAGGGCCACCAGAATCGAAGAAATGGAATTAAGGAGCAAGGCGATCTTGGCGTGGGTCTTCTGCAAGGCCACTTCCGCCTGCTTACGCTCGGTGATGTCCCGGCAAATGCCCCTGAACCCGGCGGGTTCCCCTGAGGAATCTCTCATTAAAGATACGGAGATCTCGTTCTGCTTTTTCTTGCCTGTTTTAGTAGTAAACTCATACTGGAGGCCTTTCAGGGGCTGTCCGGTTTGATAAACCCGGTTAAATTCCTGTTGCAGCAATTGGGCATTCCGGGCATCGGTATAATCGCGACTGTGCATCCCGATGAATTCTTCCCTGGAAAATTCATGCAGCCGGGCCAGGGCATCATTAAAAAAGGTAAGCTGGCCGGTCAGGTTCGACTCGTAATAGCCATCTTCAATCGTTTCAATAATAGTCCGGTATCTCTCCTCGCTTTCCTTTAAGGCCGCCTGGGCCCGTTTCAGTTCCGTAATTTCACGACAAATCCCCCTGAACCCCACGGGTTTCCCGGCAGAATCTCTTATGAGCGATATGGAATTCTCTATGGCCTTTTTCCCTCCGCTTTTAGTAATGATCTCGAATTCGATACCCTTACAAGGTTTTCCCGTGAGATAAACCTGTCCGTAATCCCTGAACATTTTTTTGGCATTCCTGGTATCAGTAAACTTCTGATTATTCATACCCAATAGTTCAGCCTTTGAATGTTCATGAATCCGAACCATAGCCTCGTTGAAAAAAGTCAAATTACCGGCCAGATCGCACTCATAATAACCGTCTTCAATAGTTTCCAGGATGGTCCGGTATCTTTCCTCGCTTTCCCGTAAAGCCGCCTCGGCCTGTTTTCGTTCTAAAATTTTATACTCCAGGGTTACATTATTCTTTTTCAGTTCGAAAGTCCGTTCTTCGACCATGGTCTCAAGCTGTTCCTGATATTCTTTCAAAGCCCATGCGGATTGTTTTTGCCTGGTGATGTCCCGGGCTATGGCCTGAAATCCGACGGGTTCATCCTCCTTCATCCTTAATTGGACATGCTGACCCAGCCAGACCTCCCGGTTGTCTTTGGTTACCAAAGGAAATTCAAAATAAGTATCTGAAATCTTGTAAGCAAATTGTTTTCCGTAAACCCGGGAGGCTTCTGCCCGGTAATCGGGATGGATCAGGTCCAGGTAGTGCCGGCCGGTGAGTTCTTCTTTGGAATAACCGGTGATCCTTTCCGAAACGGGATTGAAAAAAATGAAAAGCCCCGCGGCATCCGTTTCATAAATGATATCGTCGGCCCCCTCTATTAAATTCAAATATTGGGCTGTCTCCCAGCAGGAGGCCTCAAGGTCCTGTTTCAGGCGGACCTGTTCCAGTTCCAGGGCACTAATCCGGTCCTGTAAACGGGTCAGTTCCTGTTCCTCCGGCTTATCCGGTGATGGATTATTCTCCAATTTCTTCAACTCCCAACGCCTTAATTAACCCCGGATCAACAGGAAAAAACGATTTTTGCCGGGACACAAAGGAATCAATTTTTTGACTATTAACTGAGGACCGAATCCCAGAGGCTATTAATGCAAAAAATACTCCTTAATTTCCTTATCGGTCTTTGGCGGGAAAAGTTGAAGAAATTTTTGTTTCAAAGTGAGGCTGCGCCGCAGGCTTTTTTTAAACAGCTCCGGTGAAATGGCTTCTTTTTTCAATTGATTCAAAAGGAAGGAATAACCTCTTTCGATCTTTTCGGGGTCATGACAGATCATCAAGCAATCGGCACCGGCCTGAAAGGACAAAAGCAAGGCTTCTTCGATCCCGTAATGCCGGCCGATGGCCCCCATCTCCAAATCATCAGTCATAACCAGACCTTCATATCCCAGGCTTTGCCGCAGGATCCCGGTGATAATCGGTCCGGAAAGGCTGGCCGGATATTTTTGGTCATAAACCGGATATTTTACATGGGAGACCATTATCGACCCTGTCTGCATTTTGACTGCTTCCCGGAAGGGAACCAGTTCCACCTCTTCCAGTTCTTTTTTTTCTTTTAACTGGATGGGCAGATCCTTATGGGAATCCAGATCGGTGTCTCCGATTCCGGGGAAGTGTTTGGCGCAGGCGATGATGCCGGCCTCCTGTAATCCGGTTATACATAAGGCCCCTAACCGGGCCACCTGAAAGGGGTCCGAACCGTAAGCCCTGGCGGCCATCAACCCTTCAGGCCCCCGGGTATTGACATCTAATACCGGGGTCAGATCCATATTGATCCCGACGAGCTTCAACTCCCGGGCCTGGGTTTGGGTAAAATCCCGGATCTTCCCTTCCGGATCTTCGGAAGAAGCCATAGCCGACTGGGATTCAAATAGGGTAAAGGGCGGCCCTAACCGGGCCACCGGACCGCCCTCCTGGTCAATGGAAATAAAAAGGGGGATAGAGGAACATTCCAGGGCCTTTTCCTGCAATTTACGGGAAAGCTCAGCTAATTGAAAGGGGTCCTGGACATTTCGTTTAAAAAGGATCACCCCGCCGATGTGCAATTTTTTTAAAAAATAGGCCAGATCGCTATTGAACCGGGTTCCTTCGAACCCCACCATAAAAAGCTGGCCCACCAATTCTTCAAGGGATTTCTTGCGGAGAAGACGTTCCATGATTTTTTCCGTTACGGGTTACGAGTTGCGGGTTCAAAACCATCCGAACCTTGAACCTTGAACCATATTTTCGAACTAAACCCTCATGCCCCTGGGGGCACCACGAGGCATGAAAATTCTTTTCGCCGAACGCCGAACGCTGAACGACGAACGGTATTTTCGACCTAAAAGTTGTCTATTCCAGCCGGAAAGTGACCGGGATCTGGACCCACATCTCGGCCGGCTGCCCGTCTTTTTGGCCTGGGATGAACTTCCATTCCCTCACCCCCTTCAAGGCGGAATGATCCAGGATGGAAAACCCTGAAGAACGCACCACCTCAAGGGATCCTACTGAGCCGTTTTTTAACACCAGGACCCTGATCAGGGCGGTCCCCTGCCAGCCTTGCTCCCGGGCCGATACCGGATAATAGGGTGCCCGGTTCATACTATAGCGGGGAACAGCCAGACTTTCGATCAAGGCGTTTCCCCTGGCCGGGGAAAAAGAGACCTGGGTTCCTTGAACCGCTCCGGCCGGCCGGTCCGGCCCTCCCATCCCTTTACCTTCCGACGGGGATCCATTGGAGAGGACCTGCAAAGAGAATGAGGTTCCTCCATCCCTTCTATCCCCTTTATCCTCATGAGGAATACCCGACTTTTCTTCCCGGGAAGGGTTTCCGGCCGGGGTGGTCGATGGGAGTGGGGTCGGATGGGGGGGAACAATAATCTCTTTCTTCCCTATTCTTCCGGGAGGATTTTTGGGGGGGGCTTCCTGTTGGACCGGGGGGTTCAGCCTGGGCGGAGAAACCAAAGAGACCTTAAAAATACGATAACGATCCAGGGAAAAAACCGAATGGGCCAAATAAGGCCAGGAGAAGAGCAGGATCCCCAGGATGCCTCCATGAAGGCCCATGGCCCATAACAGGGATTTAAGAAACTCCTTAGGCATTGATCTCCCGGCCGCTCATCAGGGTAATCCTGGGGCTTTGGGTAAAGGGGTTTTGATCCACCACCACCCGGGTCCCAAAGACCTTTTCAATGATTTCCTCTTTGATCACCTGGGCCGGCGTCCCAATGGTTTCAATTCGGCCCTGGCGGATCAAAATCAATCTCCGGCAGTATTGGGCGGTCAGGTTGATATCATGGGAGGCCACCAGGATGGTCAACTCCTTTTCAAGATTCAAGGCTGAAATCAGGTCCAGAATATTAACCTGATGCTGTATATCCAAAAAGGCCGTCGGTTCATCTAAAAGAAGCAGTTTGGGCTTTTGGCAGAGGGCCCGGGCCAGATAAACCCGTTGCCGCTCTCCACTGGATAATTCGGATAACAGCCGATGTTTTAAGTGCGTTATCTGGGTCCGTTCCATGGCTGCCTCGGCCAGACGTACATCTTCAGGACCTTCCAGTTGAAAGCGCCGCAGATAGGGGAAACGCCCCATAAGGACCGATTCCAGGACCGTAGGTGAAAAAACCAGAGAGGTTTCCTGAGAGACCAGGGCTATTTTCCTGGCAACCTGATTTTGGGTGAAGCCGGTCAGCGGTTGATCTTCCCATAAAACCCGCCCTTCTTGAGGCACCAAAAGCCGGGCCATACATTTCAGCAGGGTGGTTTTTCCTGATCCGTTCGGGCCGATGAGCCCCACCAGTTCCCCCCGCCCCAACTCGAAGGCGATCTCCTGGATGACCCACTGATGGTTATAGCGGTAGCCTACCTGTTCACTCTTGATCAAGGGGACCATGAACGCCTCCTTAAATACAACAGGGTTAGAAAAAACGGGGCCCCTAAAAAGGCCGTGATCACACCCACCGGGAGTTCACTGGGGGAAATAAGGACCCTGGCCAATAAATCGGCCCCGATGAGAAAGGAAGCCCCGAAAAGACCGGAGGCCGGCAGGAGGAGCCGATGATCAGGTCCGAAGGCCATACGGACCAGGTGAGGAACGATCAATCCGACAAATCCGATAATGCCGCTGAAGGCCACGGTAATCCCGCACATAAAGGAGACCAGGATCAGGGAGATCCACTTGGTCCGTTCCACGGCCAACCCTAACTGAGAGGCCACCTCTTCTCCGGAAGCGATAAGATTAAATGACCGGGCCATTCCATACAGGACAAAGGAAACCGACAGGATGACCGGAATCATGGCCCAAAGATCAGAGAAACGTCCCCGGCTCAAATCTCCGTAAAGCCA
Coding sequences within it:
- a CDS encoding HDOD domain-containing protein, encoding MPEVKKRKILFVDDESKILQGLQRMLHFMRNEWEMRFVAGGAAALDLLEKEPFDVVVTDMRMAGMDGVAFLSEVKKRFARVIRIVLSGFSNNQMVLKSVPLAHQFLAKPCDPQTLVLAISRSCALYDLLGEHSLKKLVTQVSTLPSLPALYVELEEVIQSEDSSIERVAEIISQDVGMTAKVLQLANSAFFGLPRKVNSPQEAVLFIGFKALEAMILSAHIFAQFQNTSRFQTMITDLWHHSQATAGIAKALSRQEVMDANINGYASMAGLLHDCGKLVLADNFPEKYDAALSLSEESGVPLWQAEESLFGAHHGSVGAYLLGIWGLPNPLVEALAFHHQPDSFPQDSFNVLTAVHVADALEQEDRVLEDQRSKINGNYLSRLGLQNRLPEWRDWVKGFKEKGAIHG
- a CDS encoding PAS domain S-box protein; the protein is MENNPSPDKPEEQELTRLQDRISALELEQVRLKQDLEASCWETAQYLNLIEGADDIIYETDAAGLFIFFNPVSERITGYSKEELTGRHYLDLIHPDYRAEASRVYGKQFAYKISDTYFEFPLVTKDNREVWLGQHVQLRMKEDEPVGFQAIARDITRQKQSAWALKEYQEQLETMVEERTFELKKNNVTLEYKILERKQAEAALRESEERYRTILETIEDGYYECDLAGNLTFFNEAMVRIHEHSKAELLGMNNQKFTDTRNAKKMFRDYGQVYLTGKPCKGIEFEIITKSGGKKAIENSISLIRDSAGKPVGFRGICREITELKRAQAALKESEERYRTIIETIEDGYYESNLTGQLTFFNDALARLHEFSREEFIGMHSRDYTDARNAQLLQQEFNRVYQTGQPLKGLQYEFTTKTGKKKQNEISVSLMRDSSGEPAGFRGICRDITERKQAEVALQKTHAKIALLLNSISSILVALSDENRIIFWNTKAEEQFGLLEKEVLGKPLGDLGIHWDSNQIETSIARCRKENTLVGLDNLKFLQTDGKEGILGLRITPLFGEDFSDVGILIQGANITRRKILESQLTQAQKLESIGQLAAGIAHEINTPTQYVGDNIRFLQTSFEDLIHIIRKYGALKEGARKGEALDGFLNEVEEAIQGADLGYLTEEIPKAFQQTLEGLERVGRIVQSMKAFAHPGKEEKVAVDINKAIENTMVVARNEWKYVADLATDLDPSLPFIPCIPGDINQVILNILVNAAQAVSEAVGDGSNGKGKISISTRRDESWVEIRISDTGKGIPPEIQSKIFDPFFTTKEVGKGTGQGLAISHTAVVERHQGSITVESEIGQGATFKIRLPIKDPVDARG
- a CDS encoding beta-N-acetylhexosaminidase yields the protein MERLLRKKSLEELVGQLFMVGFEGTRFNSDLAYFLKKLHIGGVILFKRNVQDPFQLAELSRKLQEKALECSSIPLFISIDQEGGPVARLGPPFTLFESQSAMASSEDPEGKIRDFTQTQARELKLVGINMDLTPVLDVNTRGPEGLMAARAYGSDPFQVARLGALCITGLQEAGIIACAKHFPGIGDTDLDSHKDLPIQLKEKKELEEVELVPFREAVKMQTGSIMVSHVKYPVYDQKYPASLSGPIITGILRQSLGYEGLVMTDDLEMGAIGRHYGIEEALLLSFQAGADCLMICHDPEKIERGYSFLLNQLKKEAISPELFKKSLRRSLTLKQKFLQLFPPKTDKEIKEYFLH
- a CDS encoding energy transducer TonB, with the protein product MPKEFLKSLLWAMGLHGGILGILLFSWPYLAHSVFSLDRYRIFKVSLVSPPRLNPPVQQEAPPKNPPGRIGKKEIIVPPHPTPLPSTTPAGNPSREEKSGIPHEDKGDRRDGGTSFSLQVLSNGSPSEGKGMGGPDRPAGAVQGTQVSFSPARGNALIESLAVPRYSMNRAPYYPVSAREQGWQGTALIRVLVLKNGSVGSLEVVRSSGFSILDHSALKGVREWKFIPGQKDGQPAEMWVQIPVTFRLE